In the genome of Anabaena cylindrica PCC 7122, the window AAATTATTGCTTGCTCATATCTTCTATTGTGACGATTAGCAGCAAAGGTGGTAGATGATGGAAATTCCCATTGACAGTCTGTGGAGTCAGGTGCTAGAGCGTTTACAGCTAGAGCTATCTCGTCCCACCTTTGAAACCTGGATCAAAACTGCTAGTGCAGAACAACTAGAAAATAATTGCTTAGTTATCCGTACTCCTAACCCTTTTGCCCGAAATTGGCTTCAGAAGTATTACATCAATACGATCGCTCATGTGGTGCAAGATATTTTGGGTTATCCAGTAGAAATTTACATTACTGTTGCTCAAGGTGATGAAGTTTCTCAGTTAGGTAAACAAGAAGTGGCTTGGGAATTGCCAGCGGTTAATCCTATTTTCACCAATGTATCTAAAAATCAACAAAAAACTACAGAGTTAAATCCGAAGTATGTTTTTTCAAGGTTTGTGGTTGGTGCTAATAATCGTATGGCTCATGCGGCTTCTTTGGCAGTAGCAGAATATCCAGGCAGGGAATTTAATCCTTTATTTTTATGTGGTGGTGTGGGTTTGGGTAAAACTCACTTAATGCAAGCTATTGGTAATTATCGTTGGGAAATTTATCCTAATTCTAAAATATTTTATGTTTCGACTGAGCAGTTTACGAATGATTTAATTACTGCTATTCGTAATGATAGTATGCAAATTTTTCGGGAGCATTATCGGGCTGCTGATGTTTTGTTGGTTGATGATATTCAGTTTCTGGAAGGTAAGGAATACACTCAAGAAGAGTTCTTTCATACTTTTAATACTTTACATGAGTCTGGGAAACAAGTTGTCATTGCTTCTGACCGTCCTCCTAATCAGATTCCTAGTTTGCAAGAACGGCTTTGTTCAAGGTTTTCGATGGGGTTGATTGCAGATATTCAATCCCCTGATTTAGAAACTAGAATGGCTATTTTACAGAAAAAAGCTGAGTATGAAAATATTCGTTTACCTAAAGATGTAATTGAATATATTGCTTGTAATTATACTTCTAATATTCGGGAATTGGAAGGAGCTTTAATTCGGGCTTTAGCTTATATTTCCATTTGGGGTTTAGCAATGACTGTGGAAAATATTACCCCAGTGTTAGGAACTTCTAACCAAAAACTAGAAGTAACACCAGATGTGATTTTAAAGGTGATAGCGGAGAGTTTTGATATTTCGATTGAAGACTTAAAAAGTAATTCCCGCAGACGAGAAATTAGCTGGGCTAGACAAATAGGGATGTATTTAATGCGACAGCTTACGGGTTTAAGTTTACCGAGAATCGGTGAGGAGTTTGGTGGTAAAGACCATACAACAGTGATGTATAGTTGCGAGAAGATTACCCAATTGCAAGAGACAGACAGGAGTTTAATTCAAACTTTACGTCAATTGAGCGATCGCATCAACATGAATAGTCGTTCTCAAAAATAGGAGTTGAGAAGATGTCTAACAAGGAATCGAACCAAAATAAGATTATTTGATTTTCCCAAGCTGCTTCATTATGTTCCCTGTTCATAAATCATTTAGGATTGCTATAGAATTGAAATATCAAGAATAATTGAACGCAAATGAAGGTTGATAATTCAATTGATGTCATTATTATGTGCAGAATAACTGGCATAAATATATCGAAATAATGACATAAGATTTTATGCTTATAGCAATTTTTTAGTTTTATAGAGATAATCAAATAACCCTAATGCTGCAAAGTAACAATTTATAATAGCTATAGGAATCCGGTTTGATTCCTGTTCGCGGTAGCGTGCCGTAGGCATATTTAATTGTGTGGTCAGGGAACTCTTAACAGGAAAGACAGAATTGATATCTACTGAGTCTTGTTCAAAAATCAAATGGGAGTCCTATATGTTAAGCAGTTGGCTTTATCTCATGATAGCAATTATTTTTGAAGTCTGCGGTACAACTTGTATGAAATTGTCCGAAGAATTTACTAAAATAGTTCCTTCCATCTTAATATTTGTATCCTATGGACTTTGTTTAACTTTTTTGACACTTTCTCTCCGAAAAATTGAAGTTAGTGTCGTTTATGCTATTTGGTCTGGATTTGGTACCATCTTAATTACTAGTATTGGTATTGTCTGGTTTCGTGAATCTTTCACACTCATCAAAGTTATGTCCATATTTTTAATAATTGTCGGTGTGATTGGTTTAAATTTAGGTGAATACTTGCAGAATATTAATAATTAACGCTCATTTTTCTAAAATTAGATACTCTTTTAAAACAGTATCTATACTCTCTCTTTGTGGGGTATTAATCGTTAAGCGCCATATATCCCCAAAACACATACCAGTGCTGATAATCAAAATATAGTCATCCGGTTTCATTGGATTCACAGTCCATTTATAATACCTAATCTTTTCCCACGTAGCAAAACCTCCAGCAGTCAAAATCCCTTTTTCTCGGATTGTGGGAGGATTATTCATAAATAGTCTTAGTAAGAAATAGCTAACAAAAAGTATCCTTGTCATACTTTCTAAAGGATACATAAATAGCTGTACTTTATTAAGAATAGGATATAATATTATAAACATGAAATTGCTATATAAAAATATAAGCATCCCTTGTCCACGCAGAGGAAGTTTGATTAATAAATTACCTATCTGTTTGCGATTAATTAAAAAATTCAGAATCACCCATAGCAAGATAAATGTTAACAGTACAAATAGCAGGTTAGCAATATATTGATATTGAATTGATACTGCATCTGTGATTAGTGTGGCTTCGTTTTCTATCATTACCTATTCAACCAAATTGAAAATTTAGTGGTCTACCCTTCGGGAACGCCAAATCAGTGGCGGTTCTGTAGCTGACTTCCCGCAGGGTATTCTCCACTGATTGCATTCTGACTTCTGAATTCTTCTTTAAAGCGTTTCCTTATCATATGAGGTACATTATAGACCCCTCCCCTTGGTAAGGGGCTACGGTGTACACACAAGTCTTAAAATTTCTACTAGTACTTGGTTTTGTCATCTAGCTTGAGGTGGTGCGATCGCTCTGGATGCCTGTTATTGCGATCTCGTTAGCGTCTCGTAGAGAGGAGGAACGACGAAGCAATCGCAAAAACCACGGGATGATGTGATTACTTCGCTCCGCTCGTAATGACAATTCAAGGTGTCTATAACGCCTAAAACCCTCGCAGATAGTACTTGTGTGTACACCGTAGGCAAGTGATGAGGGGGTTAGCGTTTTGTACCTCACTCAACCGATAATCGCTATCTTTAGTACTTCTCTCATAATGGCAAAAGTTATTGATTAAATTTGTAATAATCCCTCTGGATTTACTGTTAAAAGCGGCCGACGCTGCAAACCTTCACGATGTAAAATTTCATTCGCAGCCAGCAACCCACTACTAACAGCCCGTTCCATTAAACCACAAGGAAAGGGCATTTTTACCCAATCACCAGCGAATAATAAGTTAGTCACATTTGTGCTACTTTCTGGACGATCTGCATAACTATTAGGTGGATATCCAGAGAAGTTATGTTGATTAACTAATTCCTGATGTAGCACTTTTGCTTGTTTTAATTCAGGAACAATATCATAAAGTTCTTGTTCAAAAGTATTTAATAAAGCTTCTTGGTTAGGGAACTCTTTTTCTTTGTAACAATAAGCGTGTAATTCTACCACACTACCACCAGTGCGTTGTGACCAATCAATGAATTGTTTTTGAATACGGTGATAAAGGGTAATGCTGTCAGTTAATCGGTAGCCAGATAAAGAAGTAAAGTTACTATGTTCCCATTCAAAGTCCTGATCAAACCAGAAACGGCACACAGCAAAGGGATCAGCAATACTCAGCTTTTCAATTTGCGATCGCACTTTTTGATCTACATCCCCAGTCATGCGTTTAAATAGTTGTTGTACTCCCGGTACATCAGTCGCTAAAACATAATAATCAGCCGTAATTATCTCTGGTGATGATGACTCTTGATTAACTGCTAATAATTGCAAATTATCATTCTGTCTTTCTACAACTCTAAACTTAGATAAATCTCTTTGAGCAGGGCCTTTCACTACTTTACCTTCAGATGTAAATACAGCACCATGACAAGGACAATGAAATTGACCATCTGTTGCTATTTGTACAGTACAACCTTGATGGGTACAAGTGAGAGAAATAGCTTCCTGACTACCATTTAGGCAAGCAAATACTTCATCAGCCGCACCAAAATATTCTATTTTACTATCACTAACAATAGAGTTGCGCTTTACCCAAAAAGGGACATTATTATTATTGTTGCCTACATAATATTTAATTTCTGCAATTTGATTGTTATTAGCAACTATTTCACTCACAGTTGCACCTGTGATAATTTTACCTTGTTGCTGAATTGCTTGAGCGATAGGTTGGACTAAACTTGTCCCCATATCGTCTTTTGTCCCATTAAAAGCCAGTCCTTCAGGATTGCCAAAAAAGTAAAAATGGAAGAACTGCATCAATTCTCCTACACTCATGGTATCAGGTGCATTTAAACTAGATTTGGCAAAAGGTAAAAAATATAAATCATATAAACCTTGGGGAAATTCTGTTTTTACCCAATCAGCAACAGAAAGATGATCAAAACGCCGATAATTTTTTTCTCGCTGGAAACCTGTAATCGCCTGAAAGACTTGTAAATGCTTGATTTTAGTGAGGTTGATACCCCATTTTAAGCGATTGGGAGATGCGATCGCTAAATCTATAATATTCCAAGGAAAAGCAGAACTACTAGGGCGAAAAACTTCTGGTTGATATTGGGAACCTCGGTAAACAACCGAATAATAATTTAATGACTGAAAATTATCCTTAACCCCCAGTTCAGATACAACATTATTTAGGTTATAATACTGAGGAAAAAAGCCATGAAACCCATGTTCCATCATGAAAGTTTCACCAGCAGCTTTTATCTGCCAACTAGCAATTTTACCCCCTAGTTGGGGAGACTTTTCTAAAAGTGTAACTGCAAATCCCCTCCGAACTAATTCATAAGCACAAGCTAAACCTGCTAACCCGCCTCCAATTACAACGACGCTTTTATTACTATTTAAACTCTGGGGTAAATTGAGTGTATCTGGCTGAAAAATAGACGGTTTTGGCTTACTAAAACGTGAGTATCCTGTTGCTCCAACAATAGTACTTACACCAAATAACTTCAGCAGTGTACGACGAGAAATAGTAGATGATTCTGGTAAGTTAAATATCTGGCTCATTGGTTATGTAATCAACTTTTGACGATGCACAATAGAGTAAAATCAAAGATATAAATGGGCAGATTTTTTTAGTCAGCCTTAAGGGATGTATTTTGACAGAATTTCAGAAATTGTCAAGAGTTAATTGGATAAAGTGGGCATATTACGCACTCATCAAAACAAGTTTCGTGATCTGACAGCAGATCAAGCTGCAAGATTTGCACCCATAAATTACAATATTACTTGACAGTGTAATACATTATTTAATAATTGGCTACTAGGTGTGTAAAATACTTGGGATATTATATAATTCAATTTGAGGCAATTTGGCATACATCAATCAAATCTAAGAGAATGTTTGAAAACTTTTTCGTGTGGGATCTCACACTTATAGATCCCCCTAAATCCCCCTTAAAAAAGGGGACTTTGAAGAATTTAGCCCCCCTTAAAAAGGGGGGTTGGGGGGATCTCAACCAATTCTGATATTTTTCAAACATCCTCTAAGCAACAGTTAAAGATAATAGAACTTACATAAGTATCACATTTAATATCTCTTGTAGGGTATATCAGACCTATAAATTTTTTATGATCAAAAGATTCTGGCATCTGATGCACTATACTAATATGCCAATTGCATAAAACCTAGATAATTTTGATGAATTTTAAGAATTGCTTAAACTACTATAAATCAACTAATCAAGATGAAATATTGGCGTGAAACTATAGCTGTCACTCAGCGCATCTTAATTGAACTATTGCGCCGTAGACGCAGCTTAATTTTTTGGAGTATTTTTCCAATTTCTATTTTAATTCTCAACGGATTTATTTTGGCAGAACGGGCAAAACTGACAATGGCTGTAGCTTTTGAAAATGCTGCACCTTCGACCTTGGTAGGCGCAGCACTGTTTTTTAGTTGTTTAGGTGGGAGTGTGGCTACTGTAGTTGCAGAACGAGAACAGCAAACCCTAAAACGCTTGTTTATTTCTCCTTTAAGTGGCACATCTTATTTTTTAGGAATTTTTCTTGCTCATAGCTGCATTGGTATCGGACAAACGCTGTTAGTTTATACCATAGCTGCTTTTTGGGGTGCGACATTTAAAGGTTCTATTTTATTAGGAATTATCATAATTTTATTAAGTATCATTGCTTATGTTGGCTTAGGATTTATTTTGGGTACACAATTAGCTCGACGCATTGAAGATGTTAATGCTTTGGTAGCTGCTTTTGGAGTGCCTTTATTAATTTTAGGTGGGGCATTTTTACCAACTTCATTATTTCCCCAAACTCTGTTAAACATTGCCAAATATAACCCGATATATCACATGAATGAAGCTCTATTAGGAGTTTCAGCCAATGGAGATAAAATTGGCGATATTACATCACATTTTTGGTTTTTATTTGTGTTTGCAATGATGATGTTAGGTTGTGGATGGTTATCTTATCGACGGATGTTGATGGTAGAAAGAAGACTTTAAATTAGTTATGGCGGTTCTCGGTTGAGTAAGATACAAGAACCCCACCCCCAACCCCCTCCCCGCAAGCGATGAGGGGGCTATAATGTATTTCATTCAAATGCATACCGCTATATTAAGGGACTTCCAAATAAAAAAATGTACAAAAATTTCTTGTGGTGCAGGACGAAAAGCCCGCAAATTATCAAGGACGGGCAGGATGCCCATCCCACAAGATTGGATAATTTATTTTCTGGTGTTCCCTAAGCAGTTCCCTGATTTCTTTGAAAAATTGGGGATCTATCTGTATCTATCAGAAAAATTATAAATTGGGCAAAAGTAATTGGGCAATATATTCTGCATTTCTTTTTTCTCGCCAAATCCAATGATTATCCTGACCTTTTTCTCGAATATGAATAATTGCTTCCTCAATCACTTGGTCTAAATTATCTAAACTAGAATAGGATGAACCTATAGAAACTGGCCAGGTAATTTGATGATTAATCACGGGATAATTTGGGGCAATGATATAACATCCACAAGATCCTGCGTCACTTATCACCCCACTAGCTCGATAATAATAACGTTCTTGATCAAAATCAGTAACTAAGATATCTAATTGTTGTAATGCTTGCAAATAATCTTCGTCTTTCGTGGTATCAATAAAAGTAATATCTGAACAATTTTCTAGATATTTGGGTTTTTGATTAATAGGTGTACCAATAACTAATTCTAGTTGCTGGGAATGTTGAGAAACGTAATATCGGACTTTTTCTAAAATCTTATTAACAGGCTTATCTTCCCGAATAATTCCTATAATACCAATTTTAATTTTCTCGTCAGCTTTAAATCTTTTTCCTGATGGTAATTTCGGGGTAGCTTCACTGATTATAGGATGGGGAATAACAATTTTAGAAGATACGCTAAATTTAAACTTGTCGCTAACATAATCATCATCTAATTCTAAAAGAATTACTTTAAATTTAGAATTGAATTCTATAAATTTTTTGAGATAAACAAATCCCCAATATTTTATTTTATTTTCTTGGGCAAATAACTGATTACCATGAATACCTAAAAATACTTTTTTTCCTGTTGATACCAACATAGGTAACAGGGTTAAAAGATGTTGATTATAAATCTCCATGACATAAATACTATCAACATCTTTGAGGGATAAAGCTTGTAATCCCATTGAAAAATGTCGATATTCACGCCGTAATTGTAATCCTACAGAATAACTAGGAATCGCTTGAGTGAATTTTTTAAACCATTCAGGAATAGGTCTTTCTATAGAGACAAATCCGATTTTATGATTAGACAAATACTGATTAATCAATAATAGCTCTCTGAGTCCCTTATGAAAAATTTCCATATTATGTTAATATCCTTTTCAGCTTTATAATTTTTACGGGTTTTACTAAAAGCCACGTTAACACGTCAGCAATTCTTAATTCAAGATTTAAAGAGTATCTTTTCTTTTAATACGCTTAGAGATTATTGACTATATTCTCAATAATTAGTCGGCTGTACTGATTTTTTCGCATTATTTCCAGGAATGAATAATTTTACCTACATTGACCTATTGACATCTAAGATTTCTAGTATGTATATATAAGTATATTAGTAATATTCCTGAGTGTCTATGTATTTATTCTTGCTGAAATTTATTTCTAAGATATTACTATTAGAGGACTCCACAAAAAGAAATGCCCAATGTCATCTGGGAATAATTAATCTTGATTTTTGAATATCTCAAGTTTGGAAAAATATTACATTATAAACAGAAAGGTAGTCATGACAAATATCACACCACAGTCAATTAAAGAAGAATTACACAAAGCTTTAGGCCAATTAGATAGTTTTGAATCATGTGCATTGCTGAACTATCCGGATTATTTAAATTTTGGAGATCATTTGATCTGGCTAGGGACTGTAATATACCTAACTGATGTACTAAAAACAAAAATTAAATACGCTTCTAGCATCGCAGATTTTTCTCCAACAATAATGGAAGACAAAATTGGCAAAGCGCCCATATTCCTTCAGGGAGGAGGTAATTTAGGAGATCTGTGGCGTGTTGATCAGCAGTTTCGAGAACAGATTATTGCTAAGTATCAAGATCGTCCCATTATTATTTTGCCACAAAGTATTTTCTTTGCCAAGCTAGATAATCTCCAAAAAACAGCAAATATCTTTAATTCTCATCCTAATTTAACTATATTTGTCCGTGATGATCGTAGCTATAAAATTGCAGAAGAATCTTTTAATAAATGCCGAGTTATTAAATCCCCCGACATGGCTTTTCAATTGCTAAATTTACCAGGTATATCTACTAATCATAATTCAAAATCATCAATTCTTTATCACTGTAGAAAAGACAAAGAATTAAATCCAGAATTTTCGATAGATACTGTAAAAATTCCTAATTTAGTCGTACAAGATTGGGTTTCTTTTGAATGGGTGTTAGGAGTTCGCCACAGAGGTATAAAACGTTTTGCCACACAAGCGGTAAGAGAAGTTTGGCAAAGGGGATTGATGACTCCAGTTGAGTGGATATATCGGCAAAAATGGCAATATTTTTATTCTAATACAGATAAATTTAATCAGATGTATAATCCTTTTATGCACAAACTTTTATGGAGTTTTCTGCACAGTGGAATTTATCAATTACAGCAACATCAACTAGTGATTACAAATCGTTTGCATGGACATATTCTCTGCATTCTCTTAGGCATTCCTCATGTTTTTCTACCTAATGCTTATTATAAGAATGAATCTTTCTATGAAACATGGACAAAAAATGTCTCATTTTGTAGATTTGTGAAAGATATTAACCAAATTGAATCGGTGGTAAAAGAACTATTAGAGATAAGTAAATCAGGTAAAATAAATGTCTAAAACTCATCTTTGGCAGGAAGAAATGACAGAAGCTGAAGGATCAATTACTATCAGCATCACTATTGAAAATCATCAAAAAACTCGTACTCGTCTTTGGTATCGTCTTCCTTATGAATGTAGAGAATTAGTTACCAATAGTTGTGATCCTTTTGTTGTGGCAACTATTTTAATGGCAATGAACCAGTCCACTGATTTAATTGTACATGGGGAAGTTTCTCCATCTTTGCTGCAAAATTTGACAGAATTTCAAGCAGCTTGGAATTCTTGGCTTCCGAATAATTATAGCTTAATTAACATTATTGCAGACGTTGAAAAAGAACAAATTAATAACCAATCATCAGATCAAGTAATTGCGGCATTTTCTGGTGGAGTTGACAGTTGTTTTACAATGTTCCGTCATCGTACAGGCAGTTGTGGAAGATGGCAACGCAACTTAACAGCAGGTTTAATGGTGCATGGTTTTGATATTCCCTTAAGTCAGAAAGAAATATTTGACAGTACAGCCCAAAGATCCAAGATTATGCTATCCAGTTTAGGAGTAGAATTGATTCCCTTAGCTACTAATTTTCGCCAAGTTATTAAAGTTAAATGGACAGATACCTTTGCAACTGCGCTGGGGTCTTGTGTAAGATTATTACAACGTGGTTTTCAAGCGAGTTTAATTCCCAGTTCATTTCCTTATAATGCACTTTCTTTTCCCTATGGTTCTAACCCAGTTACAGACAACTTGCTCTCAAGTAATACCTTTAAAATTATTCATGATGGTGCAGCTTTTAGCCGCTTAGATAAAATTCGAGAAATTGTTAATTGGCCAGAAGCTTTGGAACACATCAGAGTTTGTTGGCAAGGATCTCAAAAAGATCGAAATTGTTGTTGTTGTGAAAAATGCGTTCGGACTATCCTTAATTTTCGGATTTTAGGCATAGATTTACCACCATGTTTTGAACAAGATGTTACAGATAATCAGATATTAAGACTTCAAGTAGAAGCAGGAGGACAACTAGATGCACTAGAACGCACTCTAAAAGCAGCAAAAAAAGCTGGTATTTCTAAATCCTGGGTAAATGCAACAGAAATATGTATCAAGCGTAGTCAAATAGAAAATACATTAAAAAATAATTTATCCCCTACTCTTAAAAAGAGATTAGTTCAACTCAGAACACTAATATCTAAAAAAGAATTTATTGACATAAGATAAATTATTTCAAAACTGTATTAAATTACAAACAAAAATAAAGGTTTTTAAGTAATGTTTGAAGATTACAAAGATATATTTAACCAGAGAGCTAGATATTATCATCAAGCTATGATAGATTTTCCATTGGCTAGAGAAGAGGAATTTTATCATGTACTTAACATAGCTGATATCTCCCAGGGAAATATAATTTGCGATATTCCAGCAGGTGGTGGTTATTTAAATAATTTTATTCAATATGAAAACAAAATAATTTCTGTAGAAACTTCAATCGAGTTTCTCAGTTTTTATGGAAATAAAGGTATTAATCAAACCATTATTTGCAATAGTATGAATGAAATTCCTTTACAATCAACAAGTATTGATAGAGTAATCAGCTTGGCAGCTTTGCACCATGTGAGTAACAAAAAAGCTTTTTATCAAGAGTCATTACGTTTACTAAAAGACAAAGGTATACTCTGTATTGCTGATGTTTTTACAGGAACAGGTGTGGCTGATTTTTTAAATATCTTTGTTGACAAATATAATCCGAT includes:
- a CDS encoding DUF5673 domain-containing protein, translating into MIENEATLITDAVSIQYQYIANLLFVLLTFILLWVILNFLINRKQIGNLLIKLPLRGQGMLIFLYSNFMFIILYPILNKVQLFMYPLESMTRILFVSYFLLRLFMNNPPTIREKGILTAGGFATWEKIRYYKWTVNPMKPDDYILIISTGMCFGDIWRLTINTPQRESIDTVLKEYLILEK
- a CDS encoding FAD-dependent oxidoreductase, yielding MSQIFNLPESSTISRRTLLKLFGVSTIVGATGYSRFSKPKPSIFQPDTLNLPQSLNSNKSVVVIGGGLAGLACAYELVRRGFAVTLLEKSPQLGGKIASWQIKAAGETFMMEHGFHGFFPQYYNLNNVVSELGVKDNFQSLNYYSVVYRGSQYQPEVFRPSSSAFPWNIIDLAIASPNRLKWGINLTKIKHLQVFQAITGFQREKNYRRFDHLSVADWVKTEFPQGLYDLYFLPFAKSSLNAPDTMSVGELMQFFHFYFFGNPEGLAFNGTKDDMGTSLVQPIAQAIQQQGKIITGATVSEIVANNNQIAEIKYYVGNNNNNVPFWVKRNSIVSDSKIEYFGAADEVFACLNGSQEAISLTCTHQGCTVQIATDGQFHCPCHGAVFTSEGKVVKGPAQRDLSKFRVVERQNDNLQLLAVNQESSSPEIITADYYVLATDVPGVQQLFKRMTGDVDQKVRSQIEKLSIADPFAVCRFWFDQDFEWEHSNFTSLSGYRLTDSITLYHRIQKQFIDWSQRTGGSVVELHAYCYKEKEFPNQEALLNTFEQELYDIVPELKQAKVLHQELVNQHNFSGYPPNSYADRPESSTNVTNLLFAGDWVKMPFPCGLMERAVSSGLLAANEILHREGLQRRPLLTVNPEGLLQI
- a CDS encoding ABC transporter permease encodes the protein MKYWRETIAVTQRILIELLRRRRSLIFWSIFPISILILNGFILAERAKLTMAVAFENAAPSTLVGAALFFSCLGGSVATVVAEREQQTLKRLFISPLSGTSYFLGIFLAHSCIGIGQTLLVYTIAAFWGATFKGSILLGIIIILLSIIAYVGLGFILGTQLARRIEDVNALVAAFGVPLLILGGAFLPTSLFPQTLLNIAKYNPIYHMNEALLGVSANGDKIGDITSHFWFLFVFAMMMLGCGWLSYRRMLMVERRL
- a CDS encoding DMT family transporter, with product MLSSWLYLMIAIIFEVCGTTCMKLSEEFTKIVPSILIFVSYGLCLTFLTLSLRKIEVSVVYAIWSGFGTILITSIGIVWFRESFTLIKVMSIFLIIVGVIGLNLGEYLQNINN
- the dnaA gene encoding chromosomal replication initiator protein DnaA is translated as MEIPIDSLWSQVLERLQLELSRPTFETWIKTASAEQLENNCLVIRTPNPFARNWLQKYYINTIAHVVQDILGYPVEIYITVAQGDEVSQLGKQEVAWELPAVNPIFTNVSKNQQKTTELNPKYVFSRFVVGANNRMAHAASLAVAEYPGREFNPLFLCGGVGLGKTHLMQAIGNYRWEIYPNSKIFYVSTEQFTNDLITAIRNDSMQIFREHYRAADVLLVDDIQFLEGKEYTQEEFFHTFNTLHESGKQVVIASDRPPNQIPSLQERLCSRFSMGLIADIQSPDLETRMAILQKKAEYENIRLPKDVIEYIACNYTSNIRELEGALIRALAYISIWGLAMTVENITPVLGTSNQKLEVTPDVILKVIAESFDISIEDLKSNSRRREISWARQIGMYLMRQLTGLSLPRIGEEFGGKDHTTVMYSCEKITQLQETDRSLIQTLRQLSDRINMNSRSQK
- a CDS encoding class I SAM-dependent methyltransferase encodes the protein MFEDYKDIFNQRARYYHQAMIDFPLAREEEFYHVLNIADISQGNIICDIPAGGGYLNNFIQYENKIISVETSIEFLSFYGNKGINQTIICNSMNEIPLQSTSIDRVISLAALHHVSNKKAFYQESLRLLKDKGILCIADVFTGTGVADFLNIFVDKYNPMGHKGDFLNETTKADLESLSFQVLSAAQIGFNWKFDSLENMVRFCKLLFYINDANDRQILKGIQKYLGYKVVDNQYCLPWELFFLKARKITG
- a CDS encoding polysaccharide pyruvyl transferase family protein, which translates into the protein MTNITPQSIKEELHKALGQLDSFESCALLNYPDYLNFGDHLIWLGTVIYLTDVLKTKIKYASSIADFSPTIMEDKIGKAPIFLQGGGNLGDLWRVDQQFREQIIAKYQDRPIIILPQSIFFAKLDNLQKTANIFNSHPNLTIFVRDDRSYKIAEESFNKCRVIKSPDMAFQLLNLPGISTNHNSKSSILYHCRKDKELNPEFSIDTVKIPNLVVQDWVSFEWVLGVRHRGIKRFATQAVREVWQRGLMTPVEWIYRQKWQYFYSNTDKFNQMYNPFMHKLLWSFLHSGIYQLQQHQLVITNRLHGHILCILLGIPHVFLPNAYYKNESFYETWTKNVSFCRFVKDINQIESVVKELLEISKSGKINV